A genome region from Bacillus marinisedimentorum includes the following:
- a CDS encoding aspartate kinase has product MIVTKFGGSSLASAEQFKKVETIIAADTKRRIVVVSAPGKRYKDDIKVTDLLIKAGEKALRNQDFTRELSAILERYAEIAEGLGLGERGMRQIEDTIVSVLEDETNDSGLFMDRIKACGEDSCARLMSEYLESKGHDAAYIPPDEAGIFVSDESGNARVLDKTFTELKKLKARQEVLVVPGFFGYTPAGKLVTFPRGGSDITGSIVAAGVEADLYENFTDVDSVFAANPGIVENPAEIEELTYREMRELSYAGFSVFHDEALIPAFKAGIPVSIKNTNNPAAPGTSILKNRKLTGKPVVGIASDDGFAMIYVSKYLMNREIGFGRRLLQILEDYKISYEHTPSGIDDISIIIREDQLDMIKEHNVIKRIQDELEVDDISVEKNLAMIMLVGEGMTSTVGIAARAASAFSRAKVNIEMINQGSSEVSMMYGVKADNEAAAVRSLYEEFFTDQDGFPARSPSPGAIEVNAFE; this is encoded by the coding sequence ATGATCGTAACAAAATTCGGAGGGTCTTCCCTGGCCAGTGCCGAGCAATTCAAAAAAGTAGAAACCATCATTGCGGCGGACACGAAACGGCGGATTGTTGTTGTTTCCGCACCGGGTAAAAGATATAAAGATGATATAAAGGTGACTGATCTACTCATTAAAGCAGGCGAAAAGGCACTCCGTAATCAAGATTTCACCAGGGAACTCAGCGCCATTCTTGAACGGTATGCTGAGATAGCGGAAGGACTGGGACTTGGTGAAAGGGGAATGCGCCAGATAGAGGATACCATTGTGTCTGTTCTTGAAGATGAAACGAACGATTCAGGCTTGTTCATGGATCGGATAAAAGCATGCGGTGAAGACAGTTGTGCGAGGCTCATGTCCGAATATTTGGAATCGAAGGGTCATGATGCAGCATACATTCCTCCTGACGAAGCGGGTATTTTTGTCAGCGATGAATCCGGCAATGCAAGGGTTCTTGATAAAACGTTCACTGAACTGAAAAAGCTTAAAGCGCGTCAGGAAGTCCTTGTTGTCCCCGGCTTTTTTGGATATACACCGGCCGGCAAGCTTGTGACATTTCCGCGGGGCGGTTCGGATATCACCGGTTCAATCGTTGCAGCGGGAGTGGAAGCCGATTTATACGAAAACTTTACAGATGTTGATTCCGTTTTTGCGGCAAACCCCGGCATTGTCGAGAATCCTGCCGAAATAGAGGAACTTACATATAGGGAAATGAGGGAACTTTCGTACGCGGGTTTCTCTGTATTTCACGACGAAGCACTAATTCCTGCGTTCAAAGCAGGAATCCCTGTCAGCATCAAAAACACTAATAATCCTGCAGCGCCGGGCACATCGATCTTGAAAAACCGCAAACTGACCGGGAAACCGGTCGTTGGCATTGCAAGTGACGATGGATTTGCTATGATTTATGTAAGCAAATATTTGATGAACCGGGAGATCGGATTCGGACGCCGCCTTCTGCAAATTCTCGAAGATTATAAAATTTCTTATGAGCACACGCCTTCCGGAATAGATGACATATCAATTATCATAAGGGAAGATCAGCTTGATATGATAAAAGAGCATAATGTCATCAAACGAATTCAAGATGAACTGGAAGTGGATGATATCTCTGTTGAGAAAAACCTTGCCATGATCATGCTTGTCGGTGAAGGGATGACATCCACTGTCGGTATTGCAGCCAGAGCGGCATCAGCCTTTTCGCGAGCGAAAGTAAATATTGAAATGATCAACCAGGGGTCATCTGAAGTAAGCATGATGTACGGAGTAAAAGCTGATAATGAGGCAGCTGCAGTCCGGTCTCTTTATGAGGAGTTTTTTACGGACCAGGACGGGTTTCCGGCCCGGTCTCCGTCTCCTGGGGCAATCGAGGTGAATGCATTCGAGTGA
- the ahrC gene encoding transcriptional regulator AhrC/ArgR, with protein MNKGQRHIKIREIIANNDVETQDDLVDQLRNANFNVTQATVSRDIKELHLVKVPMSDGRYKYSLPADQRFNPLQKLKRALMDAFVRIDTASHFIVMKTLPGNANAVGALIDNLDWDEILGTICGDDTCLIICRTEEDTKEITDRFLNML; from the coding sequence ATGAATAAAGGCCAGCGTCATATTAAAATAAGGGAAATTATTGCGAATAATGATGTGGAAACGCAGGATGACCTCGTCGACCAGCTGCGGAATGCCAACTTTAACGTGACTCAGGCAACCGTTTCGCGGGATATTAAAGAATTGCATCTCGTGAAGGTGCCGATGAGCGACGGGCGCTATAAATACAGCCTTCCTGCGGATCAGCGCTTCAATCCTCTCCAGAAGCTGAAACGCGCCTTGATGGATGCGTTCGTGCGGATAGATACTGCGAGCCATTTTATTGTGATGAAAACATTGCCCGGCAACGCGAATGCAGTCGGTGCGCTTATAGACAACCTGGATTGGGACGAAATTCTCGGTACGATTTGCGGTGATGATACTTGTTTGATCATTTGCCGGACAGAAGAGGACACAAAGGAAATTACAGACCGGTTTTTGAATATGCTTTGA
- the spo0A gene encoding sporulation transcription factor Spo0A — MSTIKVCLADDNRELVGLLEDYIAIQDDMEVVGVAYNGQECLNILNEKSPDVLLLDIIMPHLDGLAVLENMREMNLEKRPSVIMLTAFGQEDVTSKAVDLGASYFILKPFDMENLARNIRQVSGKAPSFVKRAAPQKTEMEAKPKNLDASITSIIHEIGVPAHIKGYMYLREAISMVYNDIELLGSITKVLYPDIAKKYNTTASRVERAIRHAIEVAWSRGNIDSISSLFGYTVSMTKAKPTNSEFIAMVADKLRLEHRAS, encoded by the coding sequence TTGAGTACAATTAAAGTTTGTTTGGCTGATGATAATCGTGAACTGGTTGGACTTCTTGAAGATTATATTGCAATCCAGGACGATATGGAAGTTGTAGGTGTTGCATACAACGGGCAGGAATGCCTTAATATATTGAACGAAAAATCACCTGATGTTCTGCTTCTGGATATCATCATGCCTCACCTGGATGGGCTGGCGGTGCTTGAAAACATGCGTGAAATGAACCTTGAGAAACGGCCCAGCGTCATCATGCTCACCGCTTTCGGACAGGAAGATGTCACGTCAAAGGCAGTTGACCTCGGTGCAAGTTATTTCATCCTGAAGCCTTTTGACATGGAAAATCTCGCCCGTAATATTCGCCAGGTCAGCGGCAAAGCCCCGTCATTTGTGAAACGGGCGGCACCGCAAAAGACCGAAATGGAAGCAAAGCCGAAAAATCTGGATGCAAGCATCACGAGCATCATCCATGAAATTGGTGTACCAGCTCATATAAAAGGTTATATGTATCTGCGTGAAGCAATTTCCATGGTCTATAACGATATCGAACTGCTCGGGTCCATTACCAAGGTTCTTTATCCGGATATCGCCAAGAAATATAATACGACTGCAAGCCGTGTTGAGCGGGCGATTCGCCATGCGATCGAAGTTGCCTGGAGCAGGGGCAATATCGATTCTATTTCATCGCTATTCGGTTATACTGTCTCGATGACAAAAGCGAAGCCGACTAATTCCGAATTCATTGCAATGGTAGCGGACAAGCTGCGCCTGGAGCACAGGGCTTCTTGA
- a CDS encoding vanadium-dependent haloperoxidase — MPDQMKDDIRWSALPYAGENRPPGNAEEPAAGDWPLFILKRNLQGMIISPDGRKLDSTIRKPNQIDWIKELRIVEKTVENLDSGQKQIASYWSAGPPTKQWTPIADRLIDAYGVSAPRAARILAALHTSLNDALVVTWHYKYLYDTPRPNQLNPELKTYVCTPRHPGYPSGHAAAAGSAAVVLTYFFPAEAARLEELAKEAADSRLYAGVHFPADNEEGLKLGKKIGDIAAMHFGRQHDLDRYPVDMPYRMPARISLIPPPYDQALPFDFSKSCESLTIKSKPDGKKSQIQLTAPKLFI; from the coding sequence ATGCCGGACCAAATGAAGGACGATATCCGCTGGTCTGCACTTCCATATGCCGGGGAAAACCGGCCTCCGGGCAATGCAGAAGAACCTGCGGCAGGAGACTGGCCCCTGTTTATCTTAAAACGGAATCTGCAAGGCATGATCATCAGCCCTGATGGCAGAAAACTGGATTCCACTATTAGAAAACCCAATCAGATTGACTGGATTAAAGAACTGCGGATTGTCGAAAAAACGGTGGAAAATCTGGATTCAGGTCAAAAACAAATAGCTTCTTACTGGTCTGCCGGCCCGCCGACCAAGCAATGGACCCCTATCGCTGACAGGCTTATTGACGCTTATGGTGTATCTGCACCAAGGGCGGCAAGAATCCTGGCCGCCCTGCACACTTCCCTAAATGATGCACTTGTCGTGACATGGCATTATAAATACCTTTACGATACGCCCAGGCCAAATCAGCTGAACCCGGAATTAAAAACCTATGTTTGCACACCTCGCCACCCTGGCTACCCATCTGGCCATGCTGCAGCAGCAGGCTCTGCTGCAGTTGTCTTGACATACTTTTTCCCGGCAGAGGCGGCAAGGCTCGAAGAACTTGCAAAAGAAGCAGCAGATTCACGCCTATATGCAGGCGTCCATTTTCCTGCAGATAATGAGGAAGGCCTGAAACTCGGCAAAAAAATCGGTGATATTGCAGCGATGCATTTCGGCAGGCAGCATGACCTCGACCGGTATCCGGTTGATATGCCGTACCGGATGCCGGCCCGCATCAGTTTGATTCCGCCGCCATATGATCAAGCATTGCCATTTGATTTCAGCAAAAGCTGTGAATCTCTGACCATCAAAAGCAAGCCTGATGGCAAAAAATCGCAGATACAATTGACTGCACCGAAGCTTTTCATATGA
- the recN gene encoding DNA repair protein RecN has product MLAELSIKNFAIIESVSLSFEKGMTVLTGETGAGKSIIIDAIGLLAGGRGSTEFIRHGADKAEIEGLFLPEQPKHPSFTKMEQLGIEHSDGMVILRRDISKSGKSVCRINGKLVTLAVLREVSQTLIDIHGQHEHQELMDRDKHLPLLDGFNEKKSKSALQEYKRLFNQYKSLKDQAKRLNENEKEMAHRLDLIQYQLKEIQEAELEPEEDEALLEEKHKLANYERIYRAVSDSYEALYGEKKGLDWVGLAMTNLEDAAEVDKDFKSASETVANSYYALEETIYMLRDKLEMLEFDPDRLNQIETRLNEISFLKKKYGETVMDILEYAAGIEDEVDKIQNRDVHVQKLQKELQEVTEDLVLEAKNLTAVRKALAKTLTKAIHRELKELYMEKTTFDIEFSLRKGKSDDPLLENEHVQFGPLGMDEVEFMISTNPGEPLKPLSKVASGGELSRIMLALKSIFSKNQGVTSIIFDEVDTGVSGRVAQSIAEKIHNISAESQVLCITHLPQVAAMADTHLYISKDSKKGRTKTHVNPLNAEEKVKEIGRMISGVEITEVTKEHARELLDTAEEIKKKTS; this is encoded by the coding sequence TTGTTAGCAGAACTCTCCATCAAAAACTTTGCAATTATTGAGTCGGTGTCACTTTCATTTGAAAAAGGCATGACAGTATTGACGGGCGAAACCGGTGCGGGAAAATCGATTATCATTGATGCGATCGGGCTGTTGGCCGGCGGTAGAGGATCTACTGAATTCATCAGGCATGGAGCCGATAAAGCTGAAATTGAGGGCCTGTTCCTTCCTGAACAGCCCAAACACCCTTCTTTCACCAAAATGGAACAACTCGGTATTGAGCATTCAGATGGAATGGTCATTTTGCGGCGGGACATTTCGAAATCAGGAAAAAGTGTCTGCCGGATAAACGGCAAGCTGGTTACGCTTGCTGTTTTGCGGGAAGTCAGCCAGACGCTCATCGACATCCATGGCCAGCATGAACATCAGGAATTGATGGACAGGGATAAACATCTTCCATTGCTCGACGGCTTCAACGAAAAGAAATCGAAATCAGCTCTCCAGGAATACAAACGGTTATTCAATCAATACAAATCATTGAAAGACCAGGCAAAAAGGCTGAATGAGAATGAAAAAGAGATGGCACACCGCCTTGATTTGATCCAGTATCAGCTGAAAGAGATTCAGGAAGCCGAGCTTGAGCCTGAAGAAGATGAAGCGCTGCTTGAAGAAAAGCATAAGCTGGCTAATTATGAAAGGATTTACAGGGCGGTCAGTGACAGCTACGAAGCCCTGTACGGCGAGAAAAAAGGCCTTGACTGGGTTGGCCTTGCGATGACCAATCTTGAAGATGCCGCCGAAGTGGATAAGGATTTCAAATCTGCAAGCGAAACAGTGGCCAACAGCTATTATGCCCTGGAAGAAACGATTTATATGTTAAGGGATAAACTGGAGATGCTTGAGTTTGACCCTGATCGGCTGAATCAAATTGAAACAAGGCTGAATGAAATTTCCTTCCTCAAGAAAAAATATGGCGAGACAGTGATGGATATTCTTGAATATGCGGCAGGCATTGAAGATGAAGTCGATAAAATCCAGAACCGCGATGTCCATGTCCAAAAACTGCAGAAAGAGCTTCAGGAAGTCACCGAGGATTTGGTGCTTGAAGCAAAAAATTTAACAGCAGTCCGAAAAGCCCTTGCCAAAACGCTTACAAAAGCCATTCATCGGGAATTGAAAGAGCTCTATATGGAGAAAACGACGTTTGATATCGAGTTTTCTTTACGTAAAGGCAAAAGTGACGATCCCCTTCTCGAAAATGAGCATGTTCAGTTCGGGCCGCTCGGCATGGACGAAGTGGAATTCATGATTTCCACAAATCCGGGCGAACCGCTGAAACCGCTCTCGAAAGTGGCCTCAGGCGGCGAACTTTCCAGAATTATGCTGGCTCTTAAGAGCATTTTTTCAAAAAACCAGGGAGTGACATCCATCATTTTTGATGAGGTCGATACCGGAGTAAGCGGAAGGGTTGCCCAGTCCATAGCTGAAAAAATCCATAATATTTCCGCGGAGTCCCAAGTTTTGTGCATCACTCACTTACCGCAAGTAGCCGCAATGGCGGATACCCATTTGTATATTTCGAAAGACAGCAAAAAGGGGCGCACAAAAACACATGTGAATCCGCTTAATGCTGAAGAAAAAGTAAAAGAAATCGGCAGGATGATCTCCGGCGTGGAAATTACGGAAGTGACGAAAGAGCATGCCCGCGAGCTCCTGGACACTGCTGAAGAAATTAAAAAAAAGACGTCTTGA
- the spoIVB gene encoding SpoIVB peptidase — protein MNEWIRKSIGTFLLVSLIALGFVKPVQEYVSLPGEIVTFVGQNIEMTTSLPAASQSKSSSAAFTLKSSEQKNKMTITGNETGSGKIDMKVADFPVKSVAVKVLPDLKVVPGGQSIGVKLNTKGVLVVGHHQIETSKGTASPGEDAGIKVGDIITSINDTKILKMSDIAEIVEEAGKQGEPLNIIVKRDDRKMAKELLPAKDKAEGSYRMGLYIRDSAAGIGTMTFYHPKSQKYGALGHVISDMDTKKPIEVYDGHIVKSQVTSIERGSNGKPGEKLARFSTDRQIIGTITRNSPFGIFGELTKGLNDQRGAKALPITLPDQVKEGPAKIRTVLKGNKVEEFDVRIVSTVPQKFPATKGMVIKVTDPKLLEATGGIVQGMSGSPIIQDGKLVGAVTHVFVNDPTSGYGVHIEWMLNEAGVEVRDTLKNAG, from the coding sequence GTGAATGAGTGGATTAGAAAAAGTATCGGTACATTTCTCCTTGTTTCTCTAATTGCACTGGGATTTGTAAAACCAGTCCAGGAATATGTTTCCCTGCCAGGGGAAATTGTTACGTTTGTGGGCCAGAATATTGAAATGACGACCTCTCTGCCTGCAGCCAGCCAATCGAAGTCCTCATCAGCAGCTTTCACCCTGAAAAGTTCTGAACAGAAGAATAAAATGACCATTACGGGGAACGAAACCGGCAGCGGGAAAATTGATATGAAGGTTGCCGATTTTCCTGTAAAATCGGTTGCAGTTAAAGTGCTGCCTGATTTGAAAGTGGTGCCGGGCGGCCAGTCGATAGGTGTCAAGCTTAACACAAAAGGGGTTCTTGTCGTTGGGCACCACCAGATAGAGACGAGCAAAGGGACGGCATCACCTGGCGAAGATGCTGGTATCAAGGTGGGAGATATAATCACCAGTATAAATGACACAAAAATTCTTAAGATGAGCGATATAGCTGAAATTGTGGAAGAAGCAGGAAAACAGGGAGAACCGTTGAACATCATCGTAAAACGAGACGATCGGAAAATGGCGAAGGAGTTACTGCCTGCAAAAGATAAGGCAGAAGGCAGCTACCGGATGGGGCTGTATATCCGCGATTCAGCCGCAGGCATCGGCACGATGACCTTTTATCATCCGAAGTCCCAAAAATATGGAGCGCTTGGCCATGTCATTTCGGATATGGATACAAAAAAACCGATCGAAGTATATGACGGGCATATTGTAAAATCACAGGTGACTTCCATTGAACGGGGAAGCAATGGAAAGCCTGGCGAAAAGCTGGCCCGCTTCTCGACCGACCGTCAGATCATCGGGACAATCACCAGGAACAGCCCTTTCGGCATTTTCGGTGAGTTGACAAAAGGGCTGAATGATCAAAGAGGTGCAAAGGCACTGCCAATCACTTTGCCTGACCAGGTTAAAGAAGGACCTGCAAAAATCCGCACTGTTCTGAAAGGCAACAAGGTCGAAGAGTTTGACGTAAGAATCGTCAGTACTGTGCCGCAAAAGTTTCCGGCTACGAAAGGGATGGTCATTAAAGTAACCGATCCTAAACTGCTGGAGGCGACTGGAGGAATTGTCCAGGGGATGAGCGGAAGTCCGATTATCCAGGACGGGAAACTGGTTGGAGCCGTGACGCATGTATTTGTGAACGACCCGACATCAGGTTATGGCGTGCATATTGAATGGATGCTGAACGAAGCGGGTGTTGAAGTCAGGGACACCCTTAAAAATGCAGGATGA